The proteins below are encoded in one region of Acidobacteriota bacterium:
- a CDS encoding S8 family serine peptidase: protein MQDIGKSGDCVNVYPPNPLSEAWSDARSRGARVHTNSWGGGFNLYGGDSQAIDSFMWDNQDFLILYAAGNEGPGEGTLGIYSNAKNSVTVGASGNGSSRESLYSASSRGPAGDGRMLPDLTAPAAGVSSARSGTSCGWTSKWGTSMATPAVAGTAALAREYFVRGFYPTGAETVADGFEPGAALVKATLLISAREMTGSGGGGSRPNNNQGFGRLTLDDALGFEGEDAATRLTVLDDRDMSTGPATPGAVGSFQLDLPRAGDLRVMLVWTDAPGSSFAGKAQVNALDLEVELADGSLYAGNQGFSGGWTTTTATARDRLNDKEAVYLRFLAAQTATIRVVAHARGDVAAHPQDYALVVVSPASPTGCDAPLPDGVGNSVSHEKSGGELLASWADRGADHYVVYRGESPDFMNASPPPYQDAVTDEDAARPGEQWTDAGALGDGQAHYYLYA from the coding sequence ATGCAGGACATCGGCAAGAGCGGCGACTGCGTCAACGTCTATCCGCCCAACCCACTTTCGGAAGCCTGGAGCGACGCCCGCAGCCGGGGGGCGCGGGTGCACACCAACTCCTGGGGCGGCGGCTTCAACCTCTACGGCGGCGACAGCCAGGCCATCGACTCGTTCATGTGGGACAACCAGGACTTCCTGATCCTCTACGCCGCCGGCAACGAGGGGCCCGGTGAGGGCACCTTGGGCATCTACTCCAACGCCAAGAACTCGGTGACCGTGGGGGCCTCGGGCAACGGCTCGTCCCGGGAGAGCCTGTACTCCGCCTCGAGTCGAGGGCCCGCCGGCGATGGCCGGATGCTGCCCGACCTGACCGCTCCGGCGGCAGGGGTCTCCTCGGCCCGCAGTGGCACCTCCTGTGGCTGGACCTCCAAGTGGGGCACCTCCATGGCCACCCCCGCGGTGGCCGGGACAGCGGCGCTGGCCCGGGAGTATTTCGTCCGGGGCTTTTACCCCACGGGGGCGGAGACGGTCGCCGACGGCTTCGAGCCCGGCGCGGCGCTGGTCAAGGCCACGCTGTTGATCTCGGCGCGGGAGATGACCGGCTCGGGGGGCGGTGGCTCGCGGCCCAACAACAACCAGGGCTTCGGCCGGCTGACCCTCGACGACGCTCTGGGGTTCGAGGGGGAGGATGCCGCGACGCGGCTGACGGTGCTCGACGACCGAGACATGAGCACGGGGCCGGCGACTCCGGGGGCGGTGGGCAGTTTCCAGCTCGACCTGCCCCGGGCCGGCGACCTGCGGGTGATGCTGGTGTGGACCGATGCACCGGGGTCTTCTTTTGCGGGCAAGGCACAGGTCAACGCCCTGGATCTCGAGGTGGAGCTGGCCGACGGCAGCCTCTATGCCGGCAACCAGGGCTTCAGTGGGGGCTGGACCACCACCACCGCTACCGCGCGCGATCGGCTGAACGACAAGGAAGCGGTTTACCTCCGGTTCCTCGCCGCCCAGACGGCGACGATTCGCGTGGTGGCCCATGCCCGCGGCGACGTGGCTGCCCATCCCCAGGATTACGCCCTGGTGGTGGTCTCACCGGCCTCGCCCACGGGCTGCGATGCGCCACTCCCCGACGGCGTGGGCAACAGCGTCAGCCACGAGAAGAGCGGCGGCGAGCTGCTGGCGTCGTGGGCCGACCGGGGCGCGGATCACTACGTGGTCTACCGGGGCGAGAGTCCCGACTTCATGAACGCCTCGCCACCCCCCTACCAGGATGCGGTCACCGACGAGGATGCCGCCCGCCCCGGCGAGCAGTGGACCGACGCCGGCGCCCTGGGCGACGGGCAGGCCCACTACTACCTCTACGCCTGA
- a CDS encoding CopG family antitoxin → MRKEYDLSKMKGRKNPYSKRLKKQVTIRLGVDVIDYFKQLAEETGIPYQNLINLYLRDCVASKRKPNLKWAS, encoded by the coding sequence ATGAGAAAAGAGTACGATCTGTCGAAGATGAAGGGGCGCAAGAATCCCTACTCGAAGCGGCTCAAGAAGCAGGTCACGATCCGCCTTGGCGTGGACGTGATCGACTACTTCAAGCAGCTCGCGGAAGAAACCGGGATTCCCTACCAGAACCTGATCAACCTCTACCTGCGTGACTGCGTCGCCTCGAAGAGAAAGCCGAATCTGAAGTGGGCGTCGTAG
- a CDS encoding VCBS repeat-containing protein codes for MSLRSMAAPSGSALRVSFTIAILAMVGLTPPSLSQTVTVDLQTDADAVRIDGEDLSDNLAYRAAACDINGDGVADLVIGDPEADGFGNSRNGCGEVSVILGRRSAWTGPLSLASARAIRFVGQHSSDLLGDAVTCGDINGDGFDDIVMCAPWADRERPGGWTSGQAHVVFGSADLAGEIDLEVDPGMVINGEFYGGKLCESPVIADVNGDGTDDLILDDHMAYDKIDATRAGRVYVLFGRQNWPPSIDLRSGNGADVVIYSRPGDSFSSGMGAGDVDRDGIPELIVSARFGDGPVDAREDCGDIHLFRGRHTWPFEIDLGVDTSDLLLYGPDPADAFTRPEQLAVADLDRDGTSELIAGSNSTWGRDNSSKLAGEARSVEIAVPWPPAIDLQGPVEGLLFGANIRDRAATAIRVGDTNGDRYLDLVLDASGADAGSDIRTDSGQISVFHGPVTYPLDIDLGQGSEDVLIIGPQPGEWIWPSALGDINGDGLDDIIAHGGGGYSDDIWPRFWLISPYDVDGDGITQLPDNCPLVANADQTDSDGDGRGDACQVDWDGDGVTDDDDCAPADPAGGPPGGVAGLAFEAGSESVITWSPAALADRYDVSRGDLASLDGSDYGACRNDDDPDTTDTRFEDASTPAAGAGYFYLVRSRNDLCALAGSWGHTSEGAERANSNPAACP; via the coding sequence ATGAGTCTCCGTTCCATGGCAGCTCCCTCCGGGAGCGCTCTGCGCGTCAGCTTCACCATCGCCATTCTCGCGATGGTGGGGCTGACGCCCCCTTCGCTCAGCCAGACGGTCACGGTCGACCTTCAGACCGATGCCGATGCGGTCCGCATCGATGGTGAGGATCTCAGCGACAACCTCGCCTACCGCGCCGCAGCCTGCGACATCAACGGCGACGGCGTGGCGGACTTGGTGATCGGCGATCCGGAGGCCGACGGCTTTGGCAACTCGCGTAATGGCTGCGGAGAGGTCAGCGTCATCCTCGGCAGGAGGAGCGCATGGACCGGCCCGCTTTCCCTGGCCAGCGCACGTGCCATCCGCTTCGTCGGCCAACACTCCAGTGATCTGCTAGGTGACGCCGTCACCTGCGGCGACATCAACGGTGATGGTTTCGACGATATCGTCATGTGTGCCCCATGGGCGGACCGCGAGCGTCCCGGAGGCTGGACTTCCGGCCAGGCCCACGTGGTCTTCGGCAGTGCCGATCTCGCCGGCGAGATCGACCTCGAAGTGGACCCCGGCATGGTCATCAACGGTGAGTTCTACGGAGGAAAACTCTGCGAAAGCCCCGTCATTGCCGATGTCAATGGAGACGGCACCGACGACCTGATCCTCGACGACCACATGGCCTACGACAAGATTGACGCAACGCGCGCGGGTCGTGTCTACGTTCTTTTCGGACGGCAGAACTGGCCCCCGAGCATCGACCTCAGAAGCGGTAATGGCGCCGATGTCGTTATCTACAGTCGTCCGGGCGATAGCTTCTCTTCCGGCATGGGTGCGGGCGACGTCGATCGTGACGGCATTCCGGAATTGATCGTTTCTGCGCGATTCGGGGACGGTCCTGTCGATGCGCGCGAAGACTGCGGGGATATTCATCTGTTTCGGGGTCGACACACCTGGCCATTTGAAATCGACCTTGGCGTAGATACATCGGACCTCCTTCTCTACGGCCCTGACCCTGCAGATGCCTTCACCCGTCCCGAGCAACTCGCTGTCGCCGACCTTGACAGGGATGGAACATCTGAACTCATCGCCGGATCGAACAGCACGTGGGGACGCGACAACTCATCCAAGCTCGCGGGCGAGGCTCGCAGCGTCGAGATCGCAGTTCCCTGGCCTCCTGCGATAGATCTGCAGGGACCGGTTGAAGGGCTTCTTTTCGGAGCAAACATCCGCGACCGCGCCGCGACGGCCATTCGCGTTGGGGATACGAATGGTGATCGGTATCTCGATCTCGTGCTAGATGCCTCGGGGGCAGACGCAGGAAGTGACATCCGCACGGACTCCGGCCAGATCTCGGTCTTTCACGGCCCCGTCACGTATCCTCTGGACATCGATCTCGGCCAAGGGAGCGAAGACGTACTGATCATTGGTCCTCAGCCCGGAGAGTGGATATGGCCATCGGCTCTGGGCGACATCAATGGCGACGGGCTAGATGACATCATCGCCCACGGTGGTGGCGGCTACAGCGACGACATCTGGCCGAGGTTCTGGCTGATCAGTCCCTACGACGTAGACGGAGACGGCATCACCCAGCTTCCCGACAACTGTCCCCTGGTGGCCAACGCCGACCAGACCGACAGCGACGGCGACGGGCGCGGCGATGCCTGTCAGGTCGACTGGGACGGCGACGGAGTGACGGACGACGACGACTGCGCACCCGCCGACCCGGCGGGTGGCCCGCCGGGAGGCGTAGCGGGCCTCGCCTTCGAAGCCGGCAGCGAGTCGGTGATCACCTGGTCGCCGGCCGCGCTGGCCGACCGCTACGACGTCTCCCGAGGTGACCTGGCCTCCCTCGACGGCAGCGACTACGGTGCTTGCCGCAACGACGACGATCCGGACACGACCGATACCCGCTTCGAAGACGCTTCCACCCCCGCCGCAGGAGCGGGCTACTTCTACCTTGTCCGCTCTCGCAACGACCTCTGCGCGCTGGCTGGCTCCTGGGGCCATACCTCCGAAGGAGCCGAGCGCGCCAACTCCAACCCGGCCGCCTGCCCGTGA
- a CDS encoding SEC-C domain-containing protein, which produces MRGVCGGRGVGCRSLRGCGSEHPCACGSGRKYKKCHLPLREEQQRLFARAAHCHRLDTDVAYELLDLAEEEVDDDRWLRTLRGLNDVAREAPHLLRVLLAYGPEFEGATLAERGARRFGKEARRWIAAQQAAWFSVWEVLEVEAERGGAAARPDHRRGAACPRA; this is translated from the coding sequence ATTCGAGGAGTCTGCGGGGGACGTGGTGTTGGATGTCGATCCCTTCGCGGGTGTGGGTCGGAACATCCCTGCGCTTGCGGTAGCGGACGGAAGTACAAGAAGTGTCACCTGCCGCTGCGCGAGGAACAGCAGCGGCTTTTTGCCCGTGCCGCTCACTGTCACCGGCTCGATACGGACGTGGCTTATGAATTGCTGGATCTGGCCGAAGAGGAAGTAGACGACGATCGGTGGCTCAGGACCCTCCGGGGGTTGAACGACGTTGCGCGAGAGGCTCCTCATCTGCTTCGTGTCTTGCTCGCTTACGGACCCGAGTTCGAAGGCGCAACACTTGCTGAAAGGGGCGCCAGGAGGTTCGGCAAGGAGGCGCGGAGGTGGATCGCGGCACAACAGGCGGCCTGGTTCTCCGTCTGGGAAGTGCTCGAAGTCGAAGCGGAACGGGGGGGGGCTGCTGCGCGACCTGATCACCGGAGAGGAGCGGCATGTCCTCGAGCGTGA
- a CDS encoding BrnT family toxin, with translation MCGLTFVWDERKNVQNKRKHGVSFEEAQSVFFDDNALEFSDPDHSGDEERFLLIGRSYRLRVLLVCHCFRENDGEIRIISARRATAKERGVYVRDRR, from the coding sequence ATGTGCGGACTGACCTTCGTTTGGGACGAGCGAAAGAACGTCCAGAACAAGAGAAAACACGGCGTCAGCTTCGAGGAAGCACAGTCTGTCTTTTTCGACGACAACGCTCTGGAGTTCTCCGACCCGGATCACTCCGGGGACGAGGAGCGATTCCTTCTTATCGGCAGGAGCTATCGTCTCCGTGTCCTCCTGGTGTGCCATTGTTTTCGTGAGAATGACGGTGAGATACGCATCATTTCCGCACGTCGCGCTACGGCAAAGGAGCGAGGCGTCTATGTAAGGGACAGACGATGA